One Myxosarcina sp. GI1 genomic window carries:
- the minD gene encoding septum site-determining protein MinD → MTRIIVVTSGKGGVGKTTFTSNIGAALASLDRKVALVDADFGLRNLDLLLGLEERVVYTALDVLAGDCRLNQALVKDKRLKGLVLLPAAQNRNKESVQPEQMQKIVDALTEEYDYVILDCPAGIELGFRNAIAAAKEALIVTTPEIAAVRDADRVIGLLEAEGIHKINLVVNRVKPAMVQSNKMMSVEDVLELLGVPLLGVIPDDEKVIVATNRGEPLVIGERDSLPAITINNIALRLEGEKVPFIDLIAYHESLLSRLRRIFGG, encoded by the coding sequence ATGACTCGTATAATTGTTGTTACTTCTGGTAAAGGAGGAGTGGGTAAAACCACATTTACTTCTAATATAGGAGCGGCACTAGCCAGTTTAGATCGTAAAGTAGCTCTGGTAGATGCTGATTTTGGCTTGAGAAACCTCGATTTGCTATTGGGTTTAGAAGAGCGTGTCGTTTACACGGCTTTAGACGTTTTGGCTGGAGACTGCCGACTAAATCAGGCATTAGTCAAAGATAAACGACTTAAAGGATTGGTTTTATTACCTGCGGCGCAAAATCGCAATAAAGAATCAGTGCAGCCAGAACAAATGCAAAAAATTGTAGACGCGCTGACGGAAGAGTATGACTACGTTATTTTAGATTGCCCCGCAGGAATCGAACTAGGCTTTCGCAACGCGATCGCTGCTGCTAAAGAGGCTTTAATTGTCACTACGCCAGAAATTGCAGCAGTGAGGGATGCCGATCGTGTCATTGGCTTGCTCGAAGCCGAAGGCATTCACAAGATTAATTTAGTCGTCAATAGGGTCAAGCCAGCTATGGTTCAGAGCAATAAAATGATGAGTGTTGAAGACGTGCTAGAGTTATTGGGAGTACCTTTACTGGGAGTCATTCCCGATGATGAAAAAGTAATTGTTGCTACCAATAGGGGCGAACCTTTAGTAATTGGAGAACGAGATTCCTTACCAGCAATAACTATCAACAACATTGCCTTGCGGTTAGAAGGCGAGAAAGTTCCATTT
- the minC gene encoding septum site-determining protein MinC has protein sequence MTLEPTFSLDETDEPSSSERKRYSSITLTTEGDKLLLVLPTQAEVDSELLWSENWQEFKHLLRIEEQSWQPGTPVFLVAGDRLLDARQLQTIADTLEDVELRLTSVSTNRRQTAVAAATSGYSVEQQDLTSTTQEAAISLLAKPLYVRNTVRSGVEIRHRGTIIVCGDLNPGGQAIAAGDIFVWGRLRGIAHAGADGDRRCRIAALQMEFTQLRIADAVARSPKTRPKQYAPELAFMTTEGIRLAKALDFNKTYTFSPSGGGWVEKNRIN, from the coding sequence ATGACTCTAGAGCCTACTTTCTCCTTAGATGAAACTGATGAGCCGTCTTCTTCCGAGCGCAAACGTTATTCGTCCATAACTTTAACCACTGAGGGCGATAAACTGTTGCTAGTGTTACCGACTCAAGCAGAAGTTGACTCAGAATTACTGTGGTCGGAAAACTGGCAGGAATTCAAACATTTGCTGCGGATTGAAGAACAGTCGTGGCAGCCTGGTACGCCTGTGTTTTTGGTTGCAGGCGATCGCCTGCTCGATGCCAGACAGCTACAGACTATTGCCGACACTCTAGAGGATGTGGAACTGCGTTTGACTAGCGTTAGTACTAATCGCAGACAAACAGCAGTAGCGGCAGCAACTAGCGGCTACTCAGTCGAACAGCAAGATTTGACCTCTACTACTCAAGAAGCGGCAATCTCGCTGTTAGCCAAGCCTCTTTACGTACGCAACACCGTTCGTTCGGGTGTTGAAATTCGCCATCGGGGGACAATAATTGTTTGTGGTGACTTAAATCCAGGTGGGCAAGCGATCGCCGCAGGCGATATTTTTGTCTGGGGTCGTTTGCGAGGCATAGCTCATGCAGGAGCGGATGGCGATCGCCGCTGTCGCATTGCGGCATTGCAGATGGAGTTTACCCAACTGCGTATAGCCGATGCCGTTGCCAGATCGCCAAAAACCAGACCCAAACAGTATGCACCAGAGTTAGCCTTTATGACTACGGAAGGGATACGTTTGGCGAAGGCGTTAGACTTTAACAAAACCTATACTTTTTCGCCGTCTGGCGGCGGTTGGGTCGAGAAAAATCGAATCAATTAA
- a CDS encoding four-carbon acid sugar kinase family protein → MKSSQPKIIVLDDDPTGSQTVHSCLLLMVWDVATLKQALEDTAPILFILTNTRAMSPEAAADTTKEVCHNLQQAIAEVGIEDFLVVSRSDSTLRGHYPVETNIIAEELGDFDAHFLTPAFFEGGRVTIDSVHYLIIDGVKTPVAETEFANDSVFGYSHSYLPDYVAEKTQGKIAADTVARLLLADLRGDCLRERLLEFHDNQCVVVDGETQADFDRLATALLATAAKGKRFLFRSAASLLTSLAQLGEQPVPPTEMSQYKPTQKPGAVLIGSHVRKTTQQLEKLLQEPEVEGIEVDVVRLRDRPEERDAILQTTIERVRQIFDRGKTPAVYTSREELSFADTSQRLEFGASVSALLMDVVQNLPKDISFLISKGGITSNDVLSTGLNLETARLLGQILPGCSVVRTPQTHFRPNLPVVLFPGNVGDERGLVEVWQRLTNF, encoded by the coding sequence ATGAAATCTTCTCAACCCAAAATTATCGTTCTCGACGACGATCCTACAGGGTCACAAACCGTTCATAGTTGCCTGTTGTTAATGGTCTGGGATGTGGCAACTCTCAAACAGGCACTTGAGGATACCGCACCAATTTTGTTTATTTTGACCAATACCAGAGCTATGAGTCCCGAAGCGGCTGCCGATACTACCAAGGAAGTCTGTCATAATTTGCAGCAGGCGATCGCTGAAGTGGGAATCGAAGATTTTTTGGTAGTTAGCCGTTCTGATTCGACGCTGCGGGGACACTATCCTGTAGAAACCAATATTATTGCCGAAGAATTGGGAGATTTTGACGCTCATTTTCTTACCCCTGCTTTTTTTGAAGGAGGAAGAGTTACCATTGATAGCGTTCACTATTTAATTATTGATGGAGTTAAAACTCCCGTAGCCGAAACAGAATTTGCCAACGATTCGGTGTTTGGCTATTCTCACAGCTATTTACCAGATTATGTCGCCGAAAAAACTCAAGGGAAAATTGCCGCAGATACAGTAGCAAGATTGTTGCTTGCCGATTTACGTGGCGATTGCCTGCGAGAACGATTGTTAGAGTTTCATGACAATCAATGTGTAGTCGTCGATGGCGAAACTCAAGCCGACTTCGACCGTTTGGCAACGGCATTGTTAGCTACTGCGGCAAAAGGCAAACGCTTTTTATTCCGTTCTGCTGCCAGTTTGTTAACTTCTTTAGCCCAACTAGGAGAACAGCCAGTCCCTCCTACCGAGATGTCTCAATACAAACCCACCCAAAAGCCAGGAGCGGTCTTAATTGGTTCTCACGTTCGTAAAACTACCCAACAGTTAGAAAAACTGCTACAAGAGCCAGAGGTAGAAGGCATTGAAGTAGACGTAGTACGTTTGCGCGACCGTCCCGAAGAACGAGACGCTATTTTACAGACAACTATCGAGCGAGTACGGCAAATTTTCGACCGTGGTAAAACTCCTGCAGTTTACACTAGCAGGGAAGAATTGAGTTTTGCCGATACTAGTCAACGACTTGAATTTGGAGCCAGCGTTTCGGCTCTACTTATGGATGTGGTGCAAAATCTACCCAAAGACATTAGCTTTCTAATTAGTAAAGGCGGTATTACTTCTAATGATGTTTTGAGTACGGGGCTAAACTTAGAGACGGCGCGGCTTTTAGGACAAATTTTACCTGGATGTTCGGTAGTTCGTACCCCCCAAACTCATTTTCGTCCCAATTTGCCCGTAGTTTTGTTCCCTGGCAATGTTGGCGACGAACGAGGATTAGTGGAAGTTTGGCAGCGTTTAACAAATTTCTAA
- a CDS encoding ARC6/PARC6 family protein, protein MAVKSSQQMKLTVQIPLDYYRILSVPVMASEQQLEQAYRDRLQQKPRREYSEGAITARQELIEFAYKLLSDSQCRADYNKQFFGNYSFEERLVEATGSETTTTTVTPTLPELALPNPTIDVLTEQMSGVLLILQELGEYELVLRLGIDYLNSLEAEMQQQQQKISPAEREDVVLSLALAYLELGRDQWIRREYERAALSGQMGLKLLARENLFPKVRKELEVDLFRLQPYRILELIAHNPVNSSQRNKGLQLLINTIRQRQEFEGQRQDKSSQNFEQFLGFIQQIRTYLTSAEQERVFVSEAKLTSATGDYLAAYVSLARGLALKQPVLVLRAERMLETMSQRQDVYWELAITSLLLGLSDRAIDRLQQSQEKIRVKEIEQYCRGGDLLPGLYVYGEQWLKQEVFSQFCDLARLPVTLNEYFADPQVQADLEEIDSAIASSEETKTTSQPTAANAELSPKYGRFFSRWRKQLRAKIKSAPASASPKTNPDVAAGAAKVPVISSKVKAGKSSKQKSVTRVAASGSQNGRVSNSPSTTATKTKVANIGSPTAPHLESFVVKKTNSSRCGSGKYRGKAFNPVLLRLGLLLGLIFGIGTLSFAAMKLFLARSSQTAATETESQLFITIDRPLFELPQARAETSSTPPQPTFTNEAKEVVARWLDSKSAAFGEEHQVEKLNEVLIGSLLTSWRDRALSDSQNNIYREYDHKLEIESAVVNSDNPQQATVTAKVKETARFYQQGNLDSSQSYDDDLLVQYSLVRQGNKWMIAGSEVLEIL, encoded by the coding sequence ATGGCAGTCAAATCTAGCCAACAAATGAAGTTAACAGTGCAAATACCTCTCGATTACTACAGGATTTTGAGTGTTCCCGTTATGGCTTCGGAGCAACAGTTAGAGCAGGCTTATCGCGATCGCCTCCAGCAAAAACCTCGTAGAGAATACAGTGAGGGAGCAATTACCGCTCGGCAAGAACTAATTGAGTTTGCCTACAAACTTCTATCAGACTCTCAGTGTAGGGCAGATTATAATAAGCAGTTTTTTGGCAATTATAGTTTTGAAGAGCGATTGGTAGAGGCTACAGGCTCGGAAACCACAACTACAACGGTCACTCCCACTCTACCAGAGTTAGCTTTACCCAATCCGACTATTGATGTTCTGACCGAACAAATGTCGGGAGTCTTGCTGATTTTGCAAGAATTGGGAGAATACGAATTAGTTTTAAGATTGGGCATCGATTATTTAAATAGTCTTGAAGCGGAGATGCAGCAACAGCAACAAAAAATTTCTCCTGCCGAGCGAGAAGATGTTGTCCTTTCTCTAGCACTGGCGTATTTAGAGTTAGGCAGAGATCAGTGGATTCGTCGAGAATACGAACGCGCCGCTCTTTCTGGTCAAATGGGGTTAAAGCTACTAGCAAGAGAAAATTTATTTCCCAAAGTCAGAAAAGAACTAGAAGTAGACTTGTTTCGACTACAACCATACCGTATTTTAGAATTAATCGCTCACAATCCAGTAAATTCGTCTCAGAGAAACAAAGGATTGCAGCTACTAATTAATACAATTCGACAGCGTCAGGAGTTTGAAGGGCAAAGACAGGATAAATCTAGCCAGAACTTCGAGCAATTTTTGGGTTTTATTCAGCAAATTAGAACTTACTTAACCTCAGCCGAGCAAGAACGAGTGTTTGTTAGCGAAGCAAAACTCACTTCGGCTACAGGTGATTATCTAGCTGCTTATGTTTCACTAGCCAGAGGATTGGCTCTCAAGCAACCAGTTTTAGTGCTGCGTGCCGAAAGAATGCTGGAAACTATGAGCCAGCGTCAAGACGTGTATTGGGAACTAGCAATAACTTCGCTACTGTTAGGTTTGAGCGATCGCGCTATCGACCGCCTACAGCAAAGCCAAGAAAAAATTCGGGTTAAAGAGATCGAGCAGTACTGTCGCGGTGGAGACTTATTACCTGGACTGTATGTTTATGGCGAACAATGGCTGAAACAAGAGGTTTTCTCTCAGTTTTGCGATTTAGCACGCCTACCTGTAACTCTTAATGAATACTTTGCCGATCCTCAAGTACAAGCCGATTTAGAGGAAATAGATTCGGCAATAGCCTCTAGCGAAGAAACTAAGACAACGTCTCAACCGACAGCGGCAAATGCTGAACTTTCCCCTAAATACGGACGATTTTTTTCGCGCTGGCGCAAACAATTAAGAGCTAAAATTAAATCTGCTCCAGCATCAGCCTCGCCCAAAACAAACCCAGATGTAGCTGCTGGTGCTGCCAAAGTACCAGTTATTTCAAGTAAGGTTAAAGCTGGCAAGTCTTCTAAACAAAAATCCGTGACTCGCGTTGCTGCTAGTGGTAGCCAAAACGGTCGAGTCAGTAATTCGCCCTCAACGACCGCAACCAAAACCAAAGTTGCCAATATTGGCTCGCCAACAGCACCACATCTAGAAAGTTTTGTCGTTAAAAAAACTAATTCATCGCGTTGCGGCAGTGGTAAATATAGGGGTAAGGCTTTCAATCCAGTTTTGTTGAGATTGGGATTGTTATTAGGTTTAATTTTTGGCATAGGTACTCTCAGCTTTGCTGCCATGAAGCTATTTTTAGCTCGCAGTTCTCAAACCGCAGCAACAGAAACCGAGTCGCAACTGTTTATTACTATAGACCGACCGCTTTTCGAGTTACCTCAAGCTAGGGCAGAAACCAGTTCTACTCCACCTCAGCCAACTTTTACCAACGAAGCCAAAGAAGTAGTTGCCAGGTGGCTGGATAGTAAATCGGCAGCTTTTGGTGAGGAACATCAGGTAGAAAAACTCAACGAGGTGTTGATCGGTTCTTTATTAACTTCCTGGCGAGATCGCGCTTTGAGCGACAGTCAAAACAATATCTATCGAGAATACGACCACAAGCTTGAAATCGAGTCGGCAGTGGTCAATTCGGATAATCCCCAACAGGCAACTGTAACAGCAAAAGTAAAAGAAACAGCAAGATTTTATCAACAGGGAAATTTAGATAGTTCTCAGTCTTATGATGATGACCTGTTAGTACAGTACAGTTTAGTCCGCCAGGGAAATAAATGGATGATTGCGGGTTCGGAAGTATTAGAAATTCTGTAA
- a CDS encoding TIGR02588 family protein yields the protein MKNIVSRRSTAEKISFSICLFILSVIFALLIYSWISGENGPPILEVTVGKQIRQANQQYYVPFEVINQGGETAESIEVIAELIDPTNNTETGTQQIDYLSSKEVEQGAFIFRGNPQQGRLNVRVASYKLP from the coding sequence ATGAAAAACATCGTTTCGCGGCGTTCGACAGCCGAAAAAATTAGCTTTAGTATTTGTTTGTTTATTCTGAGCGTAATTTTTGCTTTATTAATCTATAGCTGGATAAGCGGCGAAAATGGTCCTCCAATTTTAGAAGTTACCGTAGGCAAACAAATTAGGCAGGCAAACCAACAGTATTACGTTCCTTTTGAAGTTATCAATCAAGGAGGAGAAACTGCCGAATCGATCGAAGTAATTGCCGAGTTAATCGACCCTACGAACAACACAGAAACTGGTACGCAACAAATTGATTACTTATCTAGCAAGGAAGTCGAGCAAGGTGCTTTTATTTTTAGAGGCAATCCCCAGCAAGGGCGGCTAAATGTTAGAGTTGCCAGCTATAAACTACCGTAA
- a CDS encoding TIGR02587 family membrane protein gives MTTKHPDKTDAANDWSEELGELISGASGGFLFGIPLIYTMEIWFIGSYVRPPILLGIIAITFVVIFLLNQVEGFRRQQHDGEFSPITESIEALAIGIVCSTVMLIVLQRVDFKTSLIEALGKIIFEAVPFALGVVLSRSILTGEVTKDAGTDISDSGDRSKTFWHDTFADLSATLIGAIIIAFNIAPTDEVPFLAAAASPFWSLLIILSSLIISYGIVFASGFTNQAERRQQQGLFQSPRSETIISYLISLLASAVMLWFFQRLSFEDPWTLWLRYSIILGLPASIGGAAGRLAI, from the coding sequence ATGACAACAAAACACCCAGACAAAACTGACGCCGCCAATGATTGGTCGGAAGAATTGGGAGAATTAATTAGCGGTGCTTCTGGGGGTTTTTTATTTGGTATTCCGCTGATCTATACGATGGAAATTTGGTTTATCGGTTCCTATGTTCGACCGCCGATTTTATTGGGAATTATTGCAATTACATTTGTAGTAATATTTTTACTCAATCAAGTAGAAGGCTTTCGTCGTCAGCAACACGATGGAGAGTTTTCGCCTATTACCGAGAGTATAGAGGCTTTAGCAATTGGCATCGTCTGTTCTACCGTAATGTTAATTGTATTACAGCGTGTCGATTTTAAAACTTCATTAATCGAAGCACTGGGTAAAATTATTTTTGAAGCAGTGCCTTTTGCTCTGGGAGTAGTTTTGTCTCGTTCTATTTTAACTGGGGAAGTAACCAAAGATGCTGGAACTGACATATCTGACTCTGGCGATCGCTCTAAAACTTTTTGGCACGATACTTTCGCCGATCTCAGCGCGACTCTGATTGGGGCTATTATTATCGCGTTTAATATTGCTCCTACCGATGAAGTCCCCTTTCTGGCTGCTGCGGCTTCCCCCTTTTGGTCACTATTAATTATTCTTAGTTCGTTGATAATTTCTTATGGAATTGTGTTTGCTTCTGGTTTTACCAACCAGGCTGAAAGAAGACAGCAACAGGGATTGTTTCAAAGTCCTCGCAGCGAAACAATTATTTCTTATTTAATTTCTCTATTAGCATCGGCAGTGATGCTCTGGTTTTTTCAAAGACTATCGTTTGAAGATCCCTGGACTTTATGGCTGCGCTATAGCATCATACTAGGCTTGCCTGCGAGTATTGGTGGTGCGGCAGGACGTTTGGCTATCTAA
- a CDS encoding alpha/beta hydrolase — protein sequence MTDNITINAISQMPADGNPTYLFVMLHGWGANYQDLAPLAQILNLPEFGYLCPNAPYEHYQMPGGRAWYALEKPEFDGLVASRQSLREWLLSLENTTGVPLKRTIMAGFSQGGAMTLDVGLTLPLAALCSLSGYLHYQPQPNDNIIAYPPALIVHGIQDPIVPLAAAKKARDELTKLSVSVQYREFEMGHEIQPPAIECVKKFVLSVISDR from the coding sequence ATGACTGACAATATAACTATAAATGCTATTTCTCAAATGCCTGCTGATGGCAATCCGACTTATCTCTTTGTAATGCTTCATGGCTGGGGCGCAAATTACCAAGATTTAGCTCCACTGGCACAAATTTTAAACTTACCTGAATTTGGTTATTTATGTCCTAACGCTCCTTACGAACATTATCAAATGCCTGGTGGTAGAGCCTGGTATGCTTTGGAAAAACCAGAGTTTGATGGCTTGGTAGCAAGCAGACAGAGTTTGCGAGAGTGGTTGTTATCTTTAGAAAACACTACTGGAGTTCCTCTAAAACGGACGATTATGGCAGGCTTTTCTCAAGGAGGAGCAATGACTCTAGATGTAGGTTTGACTTTGCCTTTAGCCGCTCTCTGTAGTCTTAGCGGCTATCTACATTATCAACCACAGCCTAATGACAATATTATTGCTTATCCTCCCGCTTTAATCGTACACGGCATACAAGATCCTATAGTTCCTCTTGCTGCTGCGAAAAAAGCTAGAGACGAACTAACTAAACTTAGCGTATCGGTACAGTATCGAGAATTTGAGATGGGACATGAAATACAGCCACCAGCCATTGAGTGTGTAAAAAAGTTTGTTTTATCAGTAATTAGCGATCGATAA
- the carA gene encoding glutamine-hydrolyzing carbamoyl-phosphate synthase small subunit, with product MLQGKAKPALLVLADGTTYRGQSFGAKGTAIGEVVFNTGMTGYQEVMTDPSYSGQIVTFTYPELGNTGVNLDDEESSGIKVKGIIARNVTYRPSNWRSSQSLPDYLTQQNIPGIYGIDTRALTRKIRSVGAMNGGISTEILDRDRLLERVIAAPDMNGLNLVNDVTTKDIYEWSETTDTSWEFSPQSPGDKTLTVVAIDFGIKRNILRRLASYGCRVIVVPADTPVEKILAYNPDGVFLSNGPGDPAAVTEGIATTKELLKAGKPTFGICMGHQILGLSLGAETFKLKFGHRGLNQPAGLKRHVEITSQNHGFAIASESLGADVEITHLNLNDKTVAGLRHKNLPFFSVQYHPEASPGPHDADYLFERFVNLMRENVT from the coding sequence ATGCTTCAAGGCAAAGCCAAGCCCGCACTACTCGTTTTAGCCGATGGAACTACTTATCGAGGTCAGTCTTTTGGTGCCAAAGGAACGGCAATTGGAGAAGTAGTATTTAATACGGGAATGACAGGTTATCAGGAGGTCATGACCGATCCGAGTTACTCTGGGCAAATTGTGACCTTTACCTATCCAGAACTGGGAAACACGGGAGTAAATTTAGACGATGAAGAGTCCAGCGGTATTAAAGTTAAAGGAATAATCGCTCGCAACGTGACTTATCGACCTAGTAACTGGCGTTCTAGCCAATCTCTTCCCGATTACCTGACGCAACAAAACATTCCTGGTATCTATGGCATTGATACTCGGGCTTTGACTCGTAAAATTCGTTCTGTAGGCGCGATGAATGGAGGAATCTCTACAGAAATTCTCGATCGCGATCGCCTGTTAGAACGGGTAATTGCGGCACCAGACATGAACGGCTTGAATTTAGTTAACGATGTCACTACTAAAGATATTTACGAGTGGTCGGAAACTACCGATACAAGTTGGGAATTTTCTCCTCAAAGTCCTGGCGATAAAACTTTAACTGTAGTAGCAATTGACTTTGGTATCAAGCGCAATATTTTACGCCGTTTGGCTAGCTATGGCTGCCGCGTTATTGTAGTTCCTGCCGACACTCCTGTCGAGAAAATCCTGGCATATAATCCCGATGGAGTGTTTCTCTCTAACGGACCTGGAGATCCTGCCGCAGTTACCGAGGGGATTGCCACTACCAAAGAATTGCTTAAGGCAGGTAAGCCTACCTTTGGCATTTGTATGGGACATCAGATTTTAGGTTTGTCTTTGGGTGCGGAAACTTTTAAGCTTAAGTTTGGTCATCGAGGTTTAAATCAACCAGCAGGACTAAAGAGACACGTAGAGATTACCAGTCAAAATCACGGTTTTGCGATCGCCTCTGAGTCTCTCGGTGCAGATGTAGAAATTACCCATCTCAATCTTAATGACAAAACTGTAGCTGGTCTGCGACACAAAAATCTGCCCTTTTTCTCGGTGCAGTACCATCCAGAAGCTAGTCCCGGACCTCACGATGCAGACTATTTATTCGAGCGGTTCGTTAATTTAATGCGAGAAAACGTTACCTAA
- a CDS encoding pentapeptide repeat-containing protein — MVKSELIAAKLSGADLSYTNLRAANLLAANLCGAKFKKVNLRQANLERANLNWANITEGRLTEARLKATTLSEANCSQTLLKNVDLSNANLAEINFSQAILSDSNLTNANLTRANLEAARMHKINLTGANLTGAKLFRANLERANLTDANFVLADLRFANLRQAILANANLEWAAIDNTIFSTDRTEVNYDNCCAVSVGGSSL; from the coding sequence ATGGTTAAATCAGAGTTGATCGCAGCTAAACTTAGTGGAGCCGATCTCTCTTATACCAATCTTAGAGCCGCTAATTTACTAGCAGCAAACTTATGTGGAGCTAAATTTAAAAAAGTCAATTTGCGTCAGGCAAACTTAGAGCGAGCTAATCTCAATTGGGCAAATATCACCGAAGGAAGACTTACAGAGGCGCGTTTAAAAGCTACTACTCTATCGGAAGCTAATTGCAGTCAAACATTGCTCAAAAATGTCGATCTCAGTAATGCTAATTTGGCAGAAATTAATTTTAGCCAGGCTATACTTAGCGATTCTAATTTAACTAATGCCAACTTAACTAGAGCCAATTTAGAAGCGGCACGAATGCACAAAATAAATTTAACTGGAGCTAATTTGACTGGAGCCAAACTGTTTCGAGCCAATCTAGAACGCGCTAATTTGACTGATGCTAATTTTGTTCTAGCTGACTTACGCTTTGCTAATCTCCGACAGGCAATTTTGGCTAATGCTAATTTAGAATGGGCGGCGATCGATAATACAATATTTTCAACCGATCGCACAGAGGTCAATTATGATAATTGTTGTGCGGTATCCGTTGGTGGTAGTTCGCTATGA
- the cutA gene encoding divalent-cation tolerance protein CutA: MNSNVSQYGVILVTVASPEEAEEIARVLLTEKLAACVNIFPVNSIYIWQKKINRDREWQLTIKTNLAIFDKIQAKIKTLHKNEVPEIIAIPIVAGSPQYLNWIEDSLK; the protein is encoded by the coding sequence ATGAACTCGAATGTGTCTCAATATGGCGTAATTTTAGTAACCGTTGCCTCTCCCGAAGAGGCAGAAGAGATCGCTCGCGTACTTTTAACTGAAAAGTTAGCCGCCTGTGTAAATATTTTTCCCGTAAACTCCATTTATATCTGGCAGAAAAAAATCAATCGCGATCGCGAATGGCAGTTGACGATTAAGACCAATCTAGCTATTTTCGACAAGATACAAGCGAAAATAAAAACACTTCATAAGAATGAAGTGCCAGAGATTATCGCCATACCAATAGTAGCTGGTTCGCCACAATATCTTAATTGGATTGAAGACAGTCTTAAGTAG
- a CDS encoding phosphomannose isomerase type II C-terminal cupin domain: MNEPDRVENQNHTSTIKTEPTRTPPWGKVTMLEEGEYYRINRIEVNPGQHMSTQMHYHRSEHWVVVSGTAKVTCDGKETLLMQKQSTYVPMNTPHRVENPGVIPLVMIEVQNGEYLGDDDIIRFSEQTA, from the coding sequence ATGAACGAGCCTGACAGAGTAGAAAATCAAAATCATACTTCTACGATTAAAACCGAGCCTACTCGTACTCCACCTTGGGGAAAAGTTACGATGCTAGAAGAAGGAGAATACTATCGAATTAATCGTATCGAAGTCAATCCAGGACAACACATGAGTACCCAGATGCACTATCATCGCAGCGAGCATTGGGTAGTAGTTTCTGGTACTGCCAAAGTAACCTGTGATGGTAAAGAAACTTTACTCATGCAGAAACAATCAACTTATGTTCCCATGAACACTCCCCATCGCGTAGAAAATCCAGGAGTTATTCCTTTGGTAATGATTGAGGTACAAAATGGAGAATACTTAGGAGATGACGATATTATTCGCTTTTCCGAGCAAACAGCATAA
- a CDS encoding DUF4359 domain-containing protein, translating into MNSRLIGVGVILSIGLGAIAIATNPGQQEYREYAAQILNARLREFCRQSNNTVGEWLQPHCYNLVDTARPYLAATIDSNTLRHNFVLFSIYQTNLPVPTSVANYQVETLGIFNSFFIYKAEEL; encoded by the coding sequence ATGAATTCACGATTAATTGGTGTTGGTGTAATTCTCAGTATTGGGTTGGGTGCGATCGCGATCGCGACCAATCCAGGACAGCAAGAATACAGAGAGTATGCCGCTCAAATTCTTAATGCCCGTCTTCGAGAATTCTGTCGTCAGTCTAACAATACAGTCGGAGAATGGTTGCAACCTCACTGTTATAATTTAGTCGATACAGCCCGTCCCTATCTAGCTGCAACTATAGACAGCAACACTCTAAGACACAACTTTGTGTTGTTTAGTATTTATCAAACCAATTTACCAGTACCTACTTCGGTTGCTAACTATCAAGTAGAGACTCTCGGTATATTTAATAGTTTTTTTATCTATAAAGCAGAAGAACTGTAG